The following are from one region of the Aquirufa lenticrescens genome:
- the xylA gene encoding xylose isomerase, translating into MSVIIGQKEYFKGIGQIKFEGVESDNPFAFRYYDENRIVAGKSMKEHLRFAIAYWHSFCGDGADPFGPGTHHYPWDVASDARQRAADKADAAFEFITKMGAPYYCFHDVDAIDGHNDPKEFGDRVKFITDIFAKKQAESGVKLLWGTANLFSNERYMNGASTNPNFEVVAHAGAQLKGAIDATITLGGEGYVFWGGREGYMSLLNTDMKRERENFARMLHTCVEYARRNGFKGKFFIEPKPCEPTKHQYDYDAATVIGFLREFDLLSEFGLNLEVNHATLAGHTFAHECQVASDAGMLASIDANRGDTQNGWDTDQFPTDIYEWAEAMSIILKQGGLAGGGINFDAKRRRNSTDMADLFYAHIGGMDTIARSLLIAEKIAKHGEMDRLKAERYASFNSGKGADYAAGKLKLEDLYKIAIEVGEPAQISGKQEYLENLLGRFV; encoded by the coding sequence ATGAGTGTAATCATTGGTCAAAAAGAGTATTTCAAAGGCATCGGGCAAATCAAATTTGAAGGTGTAGAATCAGACAATCCTTTCGCATTCCGTTACTACGACGAGAATCGCATCGTTGCCGGTAAGAGCATGAAGGAACACCTTCGTTTTGCGATTGCCTATTGGCATTCGTTCTGCGGAGATGGCGCAGATCCTTTTGGACCAGGAACACACCACTACCCATGGGATGTGGCTTCAGATGCACGTCAGCGTGCAGCGGATAAAGCCGATGCAGCATTCGAATTCATTACGAAGATGGGTGCGCCTTACTATTGCTTCCACGATGTGGATGCGATTGATGGACATAATGATCCCAAAGAATTTGGTGATCGTGTGAAATTCATCACGGATATTTTTGCTAAAAAACAAGCAGAAAGCGGTGTAAAGTTGTTGTGGGGAACTGCGAACTTGTTCTCAAACGAGCGTTACATGAACGGTGCTTCTACGAACCCGAATTTTGAAGTGGTTGCCCACGCAGGTGCGCAATTAAAAGGTGCTATCGATGCTACGATTACCTTAGGTGGAGAAGGCTATGTGTTCTGGGGAGGTCGTGAAGGGTATATGAGCTTATTGAATACCGATATGAAGCGCGAACGCGAAAACTTCGCTCGCATGTTACACACGTGTGTGGAATATGCACGTCGCAATGGTTTCAAAGGTAAGTTCTTCATCGAACCGAAGCCTTGTGAGCCTACGAAACACCAATACGATTACGATGCAGCAACGGTGATTGGATTCTTACGCGAGTTCGATTTATTATCGGAATTTGGCCTAAACTTAGAAGTAAACCACGCTACTCTAGCTGGACACACCTTTGCGCACGAATGCCAAGTGGCTTCTGATGCTGGTATGTTAGCTTCTATCGATGCAAACCGCGGAGATACGCAAAACGGCTGGGATACGGATCAATTCCCGACGGACATTTACGAATGGGCGGAGGCGATGTCCATCATATTGAAGCAAGGCGGATTAGCGGGTGGAGGAATTAACTTTGACGCAAAACGTCGTCGTAATTCAACGGATATGGCTGATTTATTCTATGCGCACATCGGTGGTATGGATACGATTGCTCGTTCATTATTGATCGCTGAGAAAATTGCGAAACACGGCGAGATGGATCGCTTGAAAGCGGAGCGTTATGCAAGTTTCAACTCGGGTAAAGGAGCTGATTATGCAGCGGGCAAATTGAAATTAGAAGATTTATACAAAATCGCGATTGAGGTAGGGGAACCTGCTCAGATCTCCGGCAAGCAAGAATACTTAGAGAATTTGTTAGGCCGTTTTGTTTAA
- a CDS encoding glycosyltransferase — MAVEKKKYLFEIAWETCNQVGGIYTVIRTKVPSMVEKWGDDYALLGPYFPQTASAEFEPIPVTDETPLGRAIISLRQKGLGIHYGYWLITGKPKIVLFELETLLPKVNEIKGRIWDNHKISTLGVEDLVDQTIVFGEMIRLLLTEVAEENKNKTQLVAHFHEWMASTGLPDLKKDKVKISTVFTTHATMLGRYLAGNVPNFYDVIENFDWYKEAKHYGIEAQACFERAAAQKADVLTTVSDITAKECQYFLGRIPELILPNGLNIQRFAALHEHQNLHSKYKESISNFVMGHFFQSQPFDLDQTLYLFTSGRFEYSNKGYDITLDALAILNRKMKEAGSKKTVVMFFVTKQPYHSIDPEVLHSRAVLDEIRENCHAIEKEVGEHLFKASASSSDLQMPDLNAFVDEYWRMRLRRTVQTWKTNARPKVVTHLLKQEDDIIRNLHRTNLLNNPDDKVKVVYHPDFIVSTNPLFGLDYGQFVRGCHLGVFPSYYEPWGYTPLECMARGVPTVTSDLSGFGDYMMQIMRDYEQWGVSVVNRKTQSYQEAAEQLANLLFKFVQQSQRDRITQRNRVESIADTFDWSNLRSYYDTAHELAIIKKKR, encoded by the coding sequence ATGGCAGTAGAGAAGAAGAAATATTTATTTGAGATTGCGTGGGAAACCTGTAATCAGGTGGGTGGAATTTATACGGTTATTAGGACCAAAGTACCCTCGATGGTCGAAAAATGGGGCGATGATTATGCCTTATTAGGCCCCTATTTCCCTCAAACCGCCTCCGCTGAATTTGAACCCATTCCGGTTACCGATGAAACGCCGCTAGGTCGCGCGATTATCAGCTTGCGCCAGAAAGGTTTAGGCATTCATTATGGTTATTGGTTGATCACGGGAAAGCCTAAAATCGTGCTTTTTGAACTGGAAACCTTGTTACCTAAAGTCAATGAGATCAAAGGACGTATTTGGGATAATCACAAGATTTCGACCTTAGGGGTGGAGGATTTAGTGGACCAAACAATTGTTTTTGGTGAAATGATTCGCCTCCTTTTAACCGAGGTGGCCGAAGAAAATAAAAATAAAACGCAACTGGTGGCACATTTCCATGAATGGATGGCGTCCACTGGCTTGCCGGATTTGAAGAAAGATAAGGTCAAAATTTCGACCGTCTTTACGACTCACGCCACAATGCTGGGCCGCTATTTAGCGGGTAATGTGCCGAACTTCTACGATGTCATTGAAAACTTTGACTGGTACAAAGAAGCAAAGCATTATGGCATCGAGGCACAGGCTTGTTTCGAGCGCGCCGCTGCTCAAAAAGCCGATGTGTTAACCACAGTCAGCGATATTACCGCCAAAGAATGCCAGTATTTCTTAGGCCGCATTCCAGAATTAATTTTGCCAAACGGCCTAAACATTCAACGTTTTGCCGCTTTGCACGAACACCAGAACTTGCACTCAAAATACAAAGAGAGCATCTCCAACTTCGTGATGGGGCATTTCTTCCAAAGCCAGCCCTTTGACCTAGATCAAACCTTATATCTATTTACCTCCGGACGTTTCGAATATTCGAATAAGGGATACGATATTACGCTAGATGCGTTGGCTATTTTGAATCGCAAGATGAAAGAGGCGGGATCGAAGAAAACGGTAGTCATGTTCTTCGTAACAAAGCAACCGTATCATTCGATTGATCCAGAGGTCTTGCATTCCCGTGCAGTTTTAGACGAAATCAGAGAGAACTGCCACGCCATAGAGAAAGAAGTAGGCGAACATTTATTCAAGGCCTCCGCATCTTCGAGCGATCTGCAGATGCCGGATTTAAACGCGTTTGTGGACGAATATTGGCGGATGCGTTTACGTAGAACCGTGCAAACTTGGAAGACGAATGCGCGACCAAAAGTAGTTACGCACCTGCTAAAACAAGAAGACGATATCATCCGAAATTTACACCGGACAAACCTATTGAATAACCCGGACGACAAAGTAAAAGTGGTGTACCACCCCGACTTTATCGTTTCTACGAATCCACTTTTCGGTTTGGATTACGGCCAATTTGTGCGCGGTTGCCACTTAGGGGTTTTCCCTAGCTACTACGAGCCTTGGGGATATACGCCGCTGGAATGTATGGCGCGCGGGGTACCTACGGTGACGTCGGATCTTTCGGGTTTTGGCGATTATATGATGCAGATTATGCGCGATTACGAACAATGGGGCGTGAGCGTGGTGAATCGCAAGACGCAATCGTACCAAGAAGCGGCGGAGCAATTAGCGAATCTATTATTCAAATTCGTTCAGCAATCGCAGCGTGATCGCATCACCCAACGTAACCGCGTGGAAAGTATTGCGGATACATTCGATTGGTCAAACCTGCGTTCGTATTATGATACGGCGCACGAGCTTGCGATCATTAAAAAGAAGAGATAG
- a CDS encoding DNA alkylation repair protein: MKPFVKAITEALRDLADADNAFWMRKYMREKYPFLGVKKPERHEVFKALYKQFGSSEDWFEVSTALFAMPEREFQYVAMEYVKKAKKSWDARLPALFEEWIGEEPWWDVVDFLAPQILGPYFLQFPVERDLWINRWMNSGNFWLQRFCLVFSLGYKDKTDTILLAKTIQALSSSKEFFIQKAIGWALRQYARTDAEWVLDFVENNALAPLSKREALKHL; this comes from the coding sequence ATGAAGCCCTTTGTTAAAGCCATAACAGAAGCCTTGCGCGACCTAGCGGATGCGGATAATGCGTTTTGGATGCGCAAATACATGCGTGAAAAATACCCTTTTCTAGGGGTGAAAAAACCAGAGCGTCACGAGGTTTTCAAAGCTCTTTATAAGCAATTTGGATCTTCTGAAGATTGGTTTGAGGTTTCTACTGCCTTGTTCGCCATGCCAGAACGCGAATTTCAATATGTCGCGATGGAGTATGTGAAAAAGGCCAAAAAATCTTGGGATGCTCGATTGCCTGCTTTATTCGAAGAATGGATAGGCGAGGAGCCTTGGTGGGATGTGGTGGATTTTTTAGCTCCACAAATTTTAGGACCTTATTTCCTGCAATTCCCTGTCGAGAGAGACCTGTGGATTAACAGGTGGATGAATTCTGGGAATTTCTGGTTGCAGCGTTTTTGTTTGGTTTTTTCTCTAGGTTATAAAGACAAGACGGATACCATTTTGCTGGCGAAAACCATTCAGGCATTGAGCTCTTCAAAAGAGTTTTTTATACAAAAAGCCATCGGCTGGGCGCTTAGACAATATGCGCGAACGGATGCAGAATGGGTGTTGGATTTCGTCGAGAACAATGCGTTGGCCCCGCTGAGTAAACGCGAGGCCTTGAAGCATTTGTAA
- a CDS encoding glycosyl hydrolase — protein sequence MKRIIFLLLLFTSRFIATAGSSDPAVFSTAKPWAYWWWPGSAVTEKGITHNLENFAKAGFGGLHIIPIYGAKGSEALFQNYLSPGWQAKFFFTLKEAKRLGIGIDMTMGTGWPLGGPTITEKEAAKKYQFVDGVFTTGLTGQKVKRAAPGGEGLVLDHFDMKAFAKYSHTFVPLLKKSHSPLRAIYNDSYEAYGSNYTPDLFPAFQRLNGYDLRKHFDVLSKKKAESEEENQIFADYHRTMSTLLQRNFVLPFDHWINSMGFTSRNQAHGSPGNLLDIYAAADIPEAEFFGSKPFDIPGYRVDPEYDSTTFGIPDIRALKLASSAANLTGKKLVSAETATWLGNHFKVSIAQVKPVLDQVFVGGVNHVFFHGATYSPPEVAWPGWLFYASTNFNPQSHFWEAMPALNKYIENVQTMLQANPTDSDALLYFPMEDVWHANNGSGKLHTLELHANSRFWLKNTSFGHWAGLLQDKGFSVDYISDELLSDLELTPAKTFKTRAGGNYKVLLIPAAHYISVETLERLAKWVKQGYPVYFLEHLPLHLNTYNQTKEAKERWEAARSALLMRVLSDPADQLTRLGVSVEPMASKGLSFIRKKTPKGAAYFVTNLNSRFTEGSISLKKLSGNVEIWDPLTEVKSYGKKGSDVWLSLAPGQSVIIQPVAKIPSLVVSAALKVRTEIEPKNLRVQIDSKTIALSDFTYYTSLDTSLAATPSARYTFDVTLSADQIANAKVLHLTELRDMAKVRINGKDIGMIWSLPFQLAIPDGILKEQNQVEIEVVSNAANRIRKMDQQGVVWKNFYEINFVDIRYKPFDASKWVIEEGGMQGKLYFTNR from the coding sequence ATGAAAAGAATTATTTTTCTCCTCCTGTTATTTACCTCTAGATTTATAGCGACAGCAGGGTCATCTGATCCTGCTGTTTTTTCTACCGCTAAACCCTGGGCTTATTGGTGGTGGCCGGGGAGCGCGGTAACAGAAAAAGGAATCACACATAATCTGGAGAATTTTGCCAAAGCAGGTTTTGGCGGCCTCCACATCATTCCCATCTACGGGGCGAAGGGCTCAGAAGCCTTATTTCAAAATTATTTAAGTCCTGGCTGGCAAGCGAAATTTTTCTTTACGTTGAAAGAGGCGAAGCGTTTAGGCATCGGAATTGATATGACGATGGGTACGGGCTGGCCTTTAGGCGGACCTACGATCACAGAAAAAGAGGCGGCGAAAAAATACCAATTCGTGGATGGCGTATTTACGACAGGTTTAACCGGCCAAAAAGTCAAACGCGCCGCTCCCGGCGGAGAAGGCCTCGTCCTCGATCACTTCGATATGAAGGCCTTTGCCAAATACAGCCACACCTTTGTTCCCCTTTTAAAGAAATCCCATTCTCCTTTGCGGGCCATCTATAACGATTCTTATGAGGCCTATGGGTCGAATTATACGCCGGATTTATTTCCCGCTTTTCAACGATTGAACGGATATGACCTGCGTAAGCATTTCGATGTATTATCAAAGAAGAAGGCGGAATCAGAAGAAGAAAACCAGATTTTCGCGGATTACCACCGGACGATGTCGACGTTGTTGCAGCGTAATTTTGTCTTGCCTTTTGATCATTGGATTAATTCGATGGGCTTTACTTCTAGAAATCAGGCACACGGTTCTCCCGGTAATTTGCTAGACATTTATGCGGCGGCGGATATTCCGGAGGCGGAATTTTTTGGTTCGAAACCCTTTGATATTCCGGGTTACCGAGTGGATCCAGAATACGATTCAACGACCTTTGGAATACCCGATATTCGGGCGTTGAAACTCGCGAGCTCGGCGGCGAATTTGACCGGGAAGAAATTGGTTTCTGCGGAAACGGCGACTTGGTTAGGGAATCACTTCAAGGTTTCGATTGCACAGGTGAAACCGGTATTAGATCAGGTTTTTGTAGGTGGGGTGAATCACGTCTTTTTCCACGGCGCGACCTATTCGCCACCAGAAGTCGCTTGGCCGGGTTGGTTGTTTTATGCGAGTACGAACTTTAATCCCCAAAGTCATTTTTGGGAGGCGATGCCGGCGCTGAATAAATACATTGAAAATGTGCAAACGATGTTGCAGGCGAATCCGACGGATAGCGATGCACTTTTGTACTTCCCGATGGAGGATGTTTGGCATGCAAACAATGGTTCAGGTAAATTACATACGCTAGAATTGCACGCGAATAGTCGTTTTTGGCTGAAGAATACCTCTTTTGGTCATTGGGCGGGATTATTGCAAGATAAAGGTTTCTCGGTGGATTATATCTCGGATGAATTGTTGTCTGATTTGGAATTGACGCCTGCGAAGACCTTTAAAACACGCGCGGGCGGGAACTATAAAGTCTTGTTAATTCCAGCGGCTCACTACATTTCGGTGGAGACATTAGAGCGTTTGGCGAAATGGGTGAAACAAGGCTATCCGGTTTATTTCTTGGAACATTTACCGCTACATTTGAATACCTATAACCAAACTAAAGAGGCCAAAGAACGTTGGGAGGCTGCCCGCAGCGCCTTATTAATGCGCGTGCTTTCAGACCCGGCAGATCAGCTCACTCGTTTAGGCGTTTCTGTCGAGCCGATGGCTTCAAAGGGCTTGTCTTTTATTCGAAAGAAGACTCCGAAGGGTGCCGCTTATTTCGTGACTAATTTAAACTCTCGATTCACAGAAGGAAGTATTTCATTGAAGAAGTTGTCGGGTAATGTAGAGATCTGGGATCCTTTGACGGAGGTGAAAAGCTATGGTAAAAAAGGTTCGGATGTCTGGCTTTCGTTAGCACCCGGGCAAAGTGTGATTATTCAGCCTGTGGCTAAAATTCCTTCTTTAGTGGTATCAGCAGCTCTTAAAGTTCGAACAGAAATCGAACCGAAGAATCTTCGCGTTCAGATAGATTCTAAAACAATAGCATTGTCAGATTTTACCTATTATACCTCACTAGATACCTCGCTGGCTGCCACTCCATCTGCACGGTATACATTTGATGTAACCTTATCAGCTGATCAAATCGCTAACGCGAAAGTGCTTCATTTAACTGAATTGAGGGATATGGCAAAAGTTCGCATCAATGGGAAAGATATTGGGATGATCTGGTCACTTCCATTCCAACTCGCCATTCCAGACGGAATTTTGAAGGAGCAAAATCAAGTGGAGATTGAGGTGGTTTCGAATGCCGCGAATCGAATCCGGAAGATGGATCAGCAAGGGGTGGTTTGGAAGAATTTCTATGAGATTAATTTTGTGGATATTCGATACAAGCCTTTTGATGCATCCAAGTGGGTAATCGAGGAGGGTGGAATGCAAGGTAAACTCTATTTTACGAATCGATGA
- a CDS encoding ion channel: MENVNQDTGFGEKTSDMGGRMVNKDGSFNIKRIGISVRDRASGYQSMLTMPRWRFLAIIFIFYFLINCFFTALYWLAGPAGLEGVEKVKFWGRIKELFFFSTQTFTTVGYGRVNPVGELTNWIAAIESLIGFLSFAIAAGLLYGRFSRPRSFIRFSDSLVYANYREGKAFMFRLVCYKDDHLLTNAEVKLNARIVTKNQGYQFFNLKLERSHVDSLVLNWTVVHPIDEDSPFFNLSQKEIVNLQPEISAYLTGFDEVYSSVVVARVSYAIKDFKFGFKFLPMYFSRNQRTELDLSKLNLIDQE, translated from the coding sequence ATGGAAAATGTAAATCAGGATACTGGTTTTGGAGAGAAAACCTCGGACATGGGTGGCCGAATGGTCAACAAGGATGGGAGTTTTAATATCAAGCGAATTGGAATTAGCGTAAGGGATCGAGCTAGCGGTTACCAAAGTATGCTGACGATGCCGCGTTGGCGTTTTTTGGCGATTATCTTTATTTTCTATTTCTTAATCAACTGCTTTTTTACAGCCTTGTATTGGCTGGCTGGACCAGCTGGATTAGAAGGTGTGGAGAAGGTGAAGTTTTGGGGAAGAATCAAGGAATTGTTCTTCTTTTCCACGCAGACCTTTACGACGGTAGGGTATGGTCGGGTAAACCCGGTGGGGGAATTAACGAACTGGATTGCAGCCATCGAATCCTTGATTGGATTCCTTTCTTTTGCGATCGCAGCCGGTCTTTTGTATGGTCGCTTTTCGCGTCCGAGGTCTTTTATTCGTTTTTCGGATAGCTTAGTCTATGCGAACTACCGCGAGGGCAAGGCCTTCATGTTTCGCCTGGTTTGCTACAAAGATGATCACTTGTTGACGAATGCAGAAGTGAAATTAAACGCTCGAATTGTCACGAAGAATCAGGGTTATCAATTCTTTAATTTGAAATTAGAGCGGAGTCACGTGGATAGTTTAGTCTTAAACTGGACTGTCGTTCATCCGATAGATGAAGACTCCCCGTTTTTTAATTTATCCCAAAAAGAAATCGTCAACCTCCAACCCGAAATTTCAGCTTACCTGACTGGCTTCGATGAAGTCTATTCCAGTGTTGTGGTGGCGCGAGTATCTTATGCCATTAAGGACTTTAAGTTTGGTTTTAAATTCCTTCCTATGTATTTCAGTCGGAACCAGCGGACGGAATTAGATCTTTCAAAATTAAACTTGATAGACCAGGAATAA
- a CDS encoding N(4)-(beta-N-acetylglucosaminyl)-L-asparaginase, with product MKRRTFLQTSTLLGASLGATAQAKTSEPLIIATWKNEKATIAGWNKLMETGKALDGVEAGARIPEADPNDTSVGYGGYPDRDGHVTLDACIMDHLGNAGSVTFLEGIMHPISVARAVMEKTPHVMLSGAGALKFALEQGFKVENLLTESSKKAWEEWKKESKYEPVINIERHDTIGLLGIGKAGEIAGACTTSGLAFKMHGRIGDSPIIGGAVFCDDEVGGACATGLGEFVMKTLGSFLIVELMRQGMSPQKACEEAVMRIVKRYKYKEFQIGYLALNKKGEYGAYAIQKGFNYTITKNGKTQVIESASYM from the coding sequence ATGAAAAGACGTACCTTCCTTCAAACATCCACCCTGCTAGGCGCCAGCCTAGGCGCAACCGCCCAGGCAAAAACTTCCGAACCGCTCATTATAGCGACTTGGAAAAATGAAAAAGCGACCATCGCGGGTTGGAATAAATTGATGGAAACGGGCAAAGCGCTCGATGGCGTCGAAGCTGGTGCACGCATCCCGGAAGCAGATCCAAACGACACTTCGGTGGGTTACGGTGGTTATCCTGATCGCGATGGCCACGTTACGTTAGACGCTTGCATCATGGATCATTTGGGGAATGCAGGTTCTGTAACCTTTTTAGAGGGTATTATGCACCCTATTTCAGTGGCAAGAGCGGTGATGGAAAAAACGCCGCATGTGATGCTATCAGGTGCAGGCGCGTTAAAATTTGCCTTAGAGCAAGGATTTAAAGTAGAGAATCTGTTAACGGAGAGCTCTAAAAAAGCCTGGGAAGAATGGAAAAAAGAATCCAAATACGAGCCAGTTATTAATATTGAACGACACGATACGATCGGTTTATTAGGCATTGGAAAAGCAGGCGAAATTGCCGGCGCTTGTACGACGAGTGGTTTGGCGTTTAAAATGCACGGTCGTATTGGTGACTCCCCTATCATCGGCGGAGCTGTTTTTTGCGATGATGAGGTAGGCGGAGCTTGTGCGACGGGATTGGGAGAATTCGTCATGAAGACTTTAGGATCTTTCTTAATTGTTGAATTAATGAGACAAGGCATGTCACCACAAAAGGCCTGTGAAGAGGCCGTGATGCGGATTGTGAAACGTTATAAATACAAGGAATTCCAAATCGGGTATTTGGCCCTCAATAAAAAAGGAGAATATGGCGCTTATGCCATCCAAAAAGGATTTAATTACACCATCACTAAAAACGGGAAAACGCAGGTAATCGAGAGCGCGTCCTATATGTAA
- a CDS encoding M1 family metallopeptidase, with product MLKKLLTLVALTIFLLPAKAQTSFNANNRFEQLESTLPTPNSYRTASGSPGKDYWQQRADYDIKVELDDINRKIIGSETITYYNNSPDDLPYLWIQLDQNLFEKNSPGKTTKTGEIKNGISAGAFQELTDPKDYGYKITAVKDAKGNPLRHTINQTMMRIDLPAPLKSGASVSFGIDWNYLITAYYGRSGYEILGKENIANYFIAHWFPRLAVYNDVYGWQHKQFMGQGEFTLNFGNYKVAITAPNDIVVGAGGELLNPNQVLTATQLKRWEQAKTATRPVEIVTQDEAIKAEKSVPTGKKTWVYKADNVRDFAFTASRKFIWDAMQVEVEGKKVWAMSYYSKEGNPLWGKYSTMVVAHTLRSYSKRTVAYPYPVAISCHATAGGGMEYPMISFNGGRPEADGTYTENVKNGMIGVIIHEVGHNFFPMIINSDERQWSWMDEGLNTFCQYLAEQEWDRNFPARRGEPQTIVPYMRLDSKNQVPIMANSENIMDFGNNAYAKPATALNILRETVMGRELFDYAFKEYARRWAFKQPYPADFFRTMEDASGVDLDWFWKGWFYGTEPVNQSIETVEWFGIDTQDPAIKKAGDKAVVEAKAKTISAIRNKTDIKRTVVEENPDLTDFYNTYDRFAPTEADKKKYQDYMASLNDDEKKLVSEGKNFYVVNFKNKGGLPMPVIVRLNYEDGTEEVLRFPAEVWRLNDVTAKKIIPTSKKVVKWTLDPFYEIADIDTEDNAFPREPAQPTKVQLFKMQGRTYSGGPNPMQEAQNAKKAGAVTGSKN from the coding sequence ATGCTTAAAAAACTACTCACGCTAGTCGCGTTAACGATCTTCTTGTTACCCGCGAAAGCTCAAACCTCATTTAACGCAAACAACCGATTCGAGCAATTAGAATCGACTTTACCCACGCCTAATTCCTACCGGACCGCGAGTGGTTCTCCAGGTAAGGATTATTGGCAGCAACGTGCGGACTATGACATCAAAGTGGAACTAGATGATATTAATCGCAAGATCATCGGATCAGAAACGATCACTTATTACAACAATTCTCCGGATGATTTACCGTATTTATGGATTCAATTGGACCAAAATCTATTTGAAAAAAATTCCCCTGGTAAAACCACAAAAACAGGTGAAATCAAGAATGGCATCAGCGCTGGAGCTTTTCAAGAATTAACAGACCCTAAGGATTATGGCTATAAAATCACAGCTGTAAAAGATGCAAAGGGCAACCCTTTACGTCACACGATCAACCAAACGATGATGCGCATCGACTTACCTGCACCGTTGAAATCGGGTGCTTCGGTTAGCTTTGGCATTGATTGGAATTATTTGATCACGGCTTATTATGGTCGTTCTGGCTATGAAATTTTAGGAAAAGAGAATATCGCGAATTACTTCATCGCGCACTGGTTCCCCCGCTTAGCAGTATACAACGACGTATATGGCTGGCAGCACAAGCAGTTTATGGGACAGGGTGAATTCACGTTGAATTTTGGAAATTACAAAGTAGCAATCACGGCGCCTAATGACATCGTTGTGGGTGCAGGTGGCGAATTATTAAACCCTAATCAGGTATTGACAGCTACCCAATTGAAACGTTGGGAGCAGGCGAAAACAGCCACTCGCCCAGTAGAAATCGTAACACAAGACGAAGCCATCAAAGCAGAGAAAAGTGTTCCTACGGGGAAGAAGACGTGGGTGTACAAGGCTGATAATGTACGTGACTTTGCATTTACCGCATCGCGTAAATTCATTTGGGATGCGATGCAGGTAGAGGTTGAAGGCAAAAAAGTATGGGCAATGTCGTATTATTCGAAAGAGGGTAATCCACTTTGGGGTAAGTATTCAACGATGGTCGTAGCGCACACGCTTCGTTCGTATTCGAAGAGAACGGTGGCTTATCCGTATCCAGTAGCGATTTCTTGCCACGCCACAGCGGGTGGTGGAATGGAGTATCCGATGATTTCCTTTAATGGCGGTCGTCCAGAGGCAGATGGAACCTATACGGAGAACGTGAAAAACGGGATGATTGGTGTGATTATCCACGAAGTGGGTCACAACTTCTTCCCGATGATTATTAACTCGGATGAGCGCCAATGGTCTTGGATGGATGAGGGTTTAAATACCTTCTGCCAATACTTAGCGGAGCAAGAATGGGATCGCAACTTCCCTGCGCGTCGTGGTGAACCACAGACTATTGTTCCGTACATGCGTTTAGATTCGAAGAACCAGGTGCCTATTATGGCGAACTCGGAGAATATTATGGATTTTGGGAATAATGCCTATGCCAAACCTGCTACGGCCTTAAATATCCTGCGTGAAACCGTCATGGGTCGCGAATTATTTGACTACGCATTTAAAGAATATGCGCGTCGTTGGGCGTTCAAACAACCGTATCCAGCTGACTTCTTCCGTACTATGGAGGATGCGTCAGGAGTTGATTTAGATTGGTTCTGGAAAGGTTGGTTCTATGGAACGGAGCCAGTAAACCAGTCGATTGAGACAGTGGAATGGTTCGGAATTGATACACAAGATCCAGCGATTAAAAAAGCCGGAGATAAAGCAGTAGTAGAGGCGAAAGCAAAAACCATCTCAGCAATTCGCAACAAAACAGATATCAAGCGTACCGTGGTGGAAGAAAATCCGGATTTGACGGACTTCTACAATACCTACGATCGTTTCGCTCCTACGGAAGCAGATAAGAAGAAATACCAAGACTACATGGCGTCCTTAAATGACGACGAGAAGAAATTGGTTTCGGAGGGTAAAAACTTCTACGTGGTGAACTTCAAAAACAAAGGTGGTTTACCCATGCCTGTGATTGTTCGCTTGAATTATGAAGATGGCACGGAAGAGGTATTGCGCTTCCCGGCGGAGGTTTGGCGTTTGAACGATGTGACGGCGAAGAAAATCATCCCTACATCTAAGAAAGTCGTAAAGTGGACACTAGATCCATTCTACGAAATCGCTGATATCGATACGGAAGACAACGCTTTCCCACGTGAGCCAGCTCAACCTACGAAGGTGCAATTATTCAAGATGCAAGGCAGAACGTATAGCGGAGGACCTAATCCGATGCAAGAAGCACAAAACGCTAAAAAGGCAGGTGCCGTAACCGGATCTAAGAATTAA